In Spirochaeta thermophila DSM 6578, the DNA window GTCGAGTGCGATCTTGAGCCCCTCCAGGATATGAGCCCGTTCCTCCGCCTTCCGGAGATCGTACTGCGCCCTCCTGGTCACCACCTCCTTCCTGTGGGAGATGAAATGCTGGATGATCTCCTTCAAGGTGAGGGTCTGCGGTTTTCCTCCCACGAGGGCCAGGGCATTCACGTGAAAGGTGGTCTGGAGCGGGGTCATGGAGAAGAGCCGGTTGATCACCACTTTGGGGATCACCCCTCTCTTGAGCTCGAAGACGATCCTGAGCCCATTCCTGTCGGACTCGTCCCGGATCTCCGATATCCCCTCTATCTTCTTGTCCCTCACCAGGGAAGCCACGCGCTCGAGGAGACTCGACTTGTTCACCGCATAGGGGATCTCGGTGACCACGATCGCTTCCCTCCCCGATCTGAGGGTCTCGAGCGAAAGGCGGGCCCGTACCACCACCCCGCCCTTTCCCGTGAGGTACGCACTCCGTATCCCCTTCTTCCCGAAGATGATGCCTCCCGTGGGGAAATCGGGCCCCTTCACGTAGCGGAGGAGGTCCTTGGGCGGGATCTCGGGGTTGTCTATCACCGCGGCGATCGCCCTGCTCACCTCGCCGAGGTTGTGGGGAGGTATGTTGGTGGCCATCCCCACGGCGATCCCGCTCGCTCCATTGATCAACAGGTAGGGCACGGCCGCAGGGAGCACGGCGGGCTCTTTCAGGCTCTCGTCGTAATTGGGAACGAAGTCCACCGTCTCCTTGTTGATGTCCCTGAGCATCTCCTCGGCGATCTTGTGGAGCTTCGCCTCCGTATACCTCATCGCCGCAGGGGGATCGCCGTCTATCGATCCGAAATTCCCTTGGCCGATGACCATCGGGTACCTCATGGAGAACTCTTGGGCAAGCCTCACGAGGGCATCGTAGATACTCTGGTCCCCATGAGGATGGTACTTACCGAGCACGTCACCAACGATACGACCGCTCTTCTTGAACGGTCTGTCGTGTCTGAGTCCCATCTCGTACATCGCATAGAGGATGCGCCTCTGCACCGGCTTGAGCCCGTCCCTCACGTCGGGAAGAGCCCGGCTCACGATGACCGACATCGCATAATTGAGATAGGATTCCTTGATCTCCTCTTCTATGGGAACAGGAACGACCTTCCCTTTCAGATCAGCCACGGAACACTCCTCGTAAAGATAAAGTCTTCATCCCGATTTCAGGGGATCTCACACATCGAGGTTGGTAACGAACAGGGCGTTTTCCTCGATGAACTTGCGCCTCGGAGCCACCTGATCACCCATCAGGGTGGTGAAGACCTCCTCGGCCTCCACCGCATCCTCCACCCGGATCTGTATGATGTTCCGGGTGGCAGGATTCATGGTGGTCTCCCACAGTTGCTCCGGATTCATCTCCCCCAGCCCCTTGTACCGCTGTACGTTTATTTCGTCCTTCTTGTATTTCTTGGCAAATCTCTCCAATATCCTGTCCCTCTCCTCGTCGGTATACGCATACTCAACTTCGTTCTTCACCCATACCTTGTAGAGGGGTGGCATGGCGATGTACACATGCCCCCTCTCCACGAGTTCCTTCATGTACCGGTAGAAGAATGTGAGGAGGAGGGTCCGGATATGGGAACCGTCCACATCGGCATCGGCCATGATGATGACCTTGTGATAGCGGAGTCTGCTGATGTCGAACTCGGTCCCGATACCGGTCCCCAGAGAGGCGATGATGGGATAGAGCTTGTCGTTGGTGAGGACCTTCTCCATCCTCGTCTTCTCCACATTGAGCATCTTCCCCCAGAGGGGAAGGATGGCCTGGAACTCCCTGTCCCTCCCCTGTTTCGCGCTCCCCCCGGCAGAATCGCCCTCGACGATGAAGATCTCACACTTTGCGGGATCCTTCTCGATACAGTCGGCGAGCTTTCCCGGGAGATCCATGCTCTCCAGCACGCTCTTCCGTCTCGCAAGCTCCCTCGCCTTCCTCGCCGCGATCCTGGCCCTCGCGGCCTGCACCACCTTCTCCAGAATAGCCTCGCCATCCTTCGGGTGCCTCGCGAAGTGGGCCTGCAACTGCTCGTACACGAACGATTCCACGATCCCTTTCACATCCGAATTGCCGAGCTTCGTCTTGGTCTGTCCCTCGAACTGCGGCTCGGGCACCTTGATGGAGAGGACCGCGGTGAGCCCCTCTCTCACATCGTCACCGGAGAGGGTGTCATCGAGCTTCTTTGCGAACTTCGACTGCTTGAAGAGGTCATTGAGACACCTGGTGAGGGCGGACCTGAAACCCACCACGTGCGTACCCCCCTCCTTCGTGTTGATGTTGTTGACGAAGGAGAAGAATGTCTCGGTGTACGAATCGTTGTACTCGATGGCGCACTCGATTTCCACGTGGTCTCTCGCGCCCTCGAAGTAGATCGGTTCCTTCTGCAGCGAGGTCCGGTTCTTGTTCAGGTAGGCGACGAATTCCCTCAACCCGCCCTCATACTTGAAGACGTGTTCCTTCACCCTCTTCGTCCTGAGATCCCGTATGACGATCTCGATCCCCTTGTTGAGGAAGGCAAGCTCACGCAACCGCTGTGAGAGGATGTCGA includes these proteins:
- the gyrB gene encoding DNA topoisomerase (ATP-hydrolyzing) subunit B, producing the protein MSYTAEQIQVLRGLEPVRKRPGMYIGSTGEEGLHHLVYEVVDNSIDEALAGVCSRIEVVIEPGNVVTVTDDGRGIPVDLHPEEKVSALELVMTRLHAGGKFDKKTYKVSGGLHGVGVSVVNALSEWCEVEVHRDGKIHVQRYQRGVPLGPVEVRGRTDRTGTTTRFKPDAEIFETTEFSFDILSQRLRELAFLNKGIEIVIRDLRTKRVKEHVFKYEGGLREFVAYLNKNRTSLQKEPIYFEGARDHVEIECAIEYNDSYTETFFSFVNNINTKEGGTHVVGFRSALTRCLNDLFKQSKFAKKLDDTLSGDDVREGLTAVLSIKVPEPQFEGQTKTKLGNSDVKGIVESFVYEQLQAHFARHPKDGEAILEKVVQAARARIAARKARELARRKSVLESMDLPGKLADCIEKDPAKCEIFIVEGDSAGGSAKQGRDREFQAILPLWGKMLNVEKTRMEKVLTNDKLYPIIASLGTGIGTEFDISRLRYHKVIIMADADVDGSHIRTLLLTFFYRYMKELVERGHVYIAMPPLYKVWVKNEVEYAYTDEERDRILERFAKKYKKDEINVQRYKGLGEMNPEQLWETTMNPATRNIIQIRVEDAVEAEEVFTTLMGDQVAPRRKFIEENALFVTNLDV